In one window of Posidoniimonas corsicana DNA:
- a CDS encoding PQQ-dependent sugar dehydrogenase: MSVHRRFAITPAAVAVAATLLVVSPPGAGAQGVGAQYVTGLSFFNYASEGVTGIFHAPGRSNDLFVSVLDGRILRVDLTNDSVSTFATIPDVHTSFGFSGLLGVAFAPDYATSGRLYAHMSDDPDPSAGVNHRTYVREFVFSDPLSGQPTLSSSSDILRIDQPLHDHNGGFLGFQPGDDSTLWIAVGDGGNDGSNPDPVRTGQNNTDLLGSILRVDVTRDDFPLDPTRNYAIPTNNPYADGSGGAPEVWSYGLRSPWGASFDRANGDFYFGDVGQVTREEVNFQRADAVGGANYGWRVNEGDTPSPFPQDPGDPSPDDPSLVSPIYDYVHTGGYGGGNSQPLTGRSITGGVVYRGPIQELQGVYLFGDWSSRQVWGVQVDRNANGGLGAVVPGTTLNFSETFGRSDVYGGAGSFGDGVTAFGEDSEGNVYFAELDGDIYKICAQCGPGLPDPEPLPQGPRGPLEPLSPMVDTFDIARDYQDGTVGASGIWSGVHNGGFGGPFDADITNDGQLSVGMEPLGWGGGGGDEAPFLFREVDAESLMEVRVKISNQTRGNWSSAGILVRLAGPLDDDDSNDQFLSAHSFRVGTDEQPGDNLQTANIVNGSEGETNQSLDHDLEYIRLVHNGNGEFDVYTSQDGDDWVMREQVSNPNLASGMLEVGLWSGSYPGGLEGGEARFDWAEIVLGTPAGDYNEDDVIDAADFTVWRDSLSDTVAAWAGADGDGDGVVTVSDYDIWRQNYGAVSSTAADSSSGGIPEHRSATLVMVALAIGISLSRQPECRTKWRRNLIEPARSM; the protein is encoded by the coding sequence ATGTCTGTGCACCGTCGCTTTGCGATCACACCAGCGGCGGTTGCGGTCGCGGCGACGCTGCTCGTTGTGTCACCGCCAGGCGCCGGCGCACAAGGAGTTGGAGCCCAATATGTTACAGGGCTAAGTTTCTTCAACTACGCCAGCGAGGGCGTCACGGGAATCTTCCACGCTCCAGGAAGGTCGAACGATCTATTCGTTAGCGTGCTTGACGGTCGCATTCTTCGCGTCGACTTGACCAACGACTCTGTCAGCACCTTCGCGACCATCCCCGACGTGCATACAAGCTTCGGGTTTTCAGGGCTGCTGGGCGTCGCATTCGCCCCAGACTACGCGACGAGCGGCCGGCTGTACGCGCATATGTCTGATGACCCAGATCCCTCCGCCGGGGTCAACCACCGAACCTACGTTCGAGAGTTCGTCTTTTCGGATCCCCTGTCGGGCCAACCTACCCTCAGCAGCAGCTCGGATATTCTGCGAATTGATCAGCCACTCCACGATCACAATGGCGGGTTCCTTGGCTTCCAGCCCGGCGACGATAGCACGCTTTGGATCGCCGTCGGCGACGGCGGAAACGACGGATCCAATCCGGATCCCGTGCGGACAGGGCAGAACAACACGGACCTGCTCGGTTCGATCCTGCGGGTCGACGTTACTCGCGACGACTTCCCGCTGGACCCTACCAGGAATTATGCGATCCCAACCAACAACCCGTACGCTGATGGAAGCGGCGGAGCGCCCGAGGTCTGGAGCTACGGGCTGCGATCCCCTTGGGGCGCCAGTTTCGATCGTGCCAACGGCGACTTCTACTTCGGCGACGTTGGGCAGGTAACCCGCGAAGAAGTCAACTTCCAGCGGGCGGACGCGGTGGGCGGCGCCAACTACGGCTGGCGGGTCAACGAGGGTGACACCCCCTCCCCGTTCCCGCAGGACCCTGGCGATCCATCGCCGGACGACCCTTCGCTTGTCTCGCCGATCTACGACTACGTCCACACCGGTGGCTACGGAGGAGGAAACTCGCAGCCACTAACGGGCCGCTCGATTACAGGCGGCGTGGTGTACCGCGGACCGATTCAGGAGCTCCAGGGCGTCTACCTCTTCGGCGACTGGTCGAGCCGGCAGGTTTGGGGGGTGCAGGTCGACCGCAACGCCAACGGCGGGCTGGGAGCGGTGGTCCCCGGGACAACGCTCAACTTCTCCGAGACCTTTGGCCGCTCCGATGTCTACGGCGGCGCAGGTTCGTTCGGCGACGGGGTAACCGCCTTTGGAGAAGACTCTGAGGGGAACGTCTACTTCGCGGAGCTCGACGGCGACATCTACAAGATATGTGCTCAGTGTGGCCCGGGCTTGCCGGACCCAGAGCCGCTACCCCAAGGGCCGCGTGGCCCGCTGGAGCCTCTCTCCCCCATGGTCGACACCTTCGACATCGCCCGCGACTACCAAGACGGCACAGTCGGCGCGTCGGGAATCTGGAGCGGCGTGCACAATGGCGGGTTTGGCGGGCCGTTCGACGCGGACATCACCAACGATGGCCAGCTCTCTGTGGGGATGGAGCCCCTGGGCTGGGGCGGCGGCGGCGGCGACGAAGCCCCCTTCCTATTTCGTGAGGTCGATGCCGAGAGCCTGATGGAGGTTCGGGTCAAGATCTCCAACCAGACGCGGGGGAACTGGTCGTCAGCAGGGATCCTGGTCAGGCTCGCGGGCCCGTTGGACGACGACGACTCCAATGACCAATTCCTATCCGCCCACTCGTTCCGCGTCGGCACCGATGAGCAGCCCGGAGACAACCTTCAAACCGCCAACATCGTGAACGGCTCCGAAGGTGAAACGAACCAGTCACTCGACCACGACCTAGAGTACATCCGCCTCGTACACAACGGCAATGGCGAGTTCGATGTATACACCTCGCAGGACGGGGACGACTGGGTCATGCGAGAGCAGGTTTCCAATCCCAACCTAGCGTCCGGAATGCTCGAGGTTGGACTCTGGTCTGGTTCTTACCCTGGCGGCCTGGAGGGGGGCGAGGCGCGATTCGACTGGGCAGAGATCGTGCTCGGCACACCGGCCGGAGACTACAACGAGGACGATGTGATCGACGCCGCCGACTTCACGGTTTGGAGAGACTCATTAAGTGATACCGTTGCCGCCTGGGCGGGCGCCGACGGCGACGGCGATGGAGTTGTCACAGTATCCGACTACGATATCTGGCGCCAGAACTACGGCGCAGTCAGCAGCACCGCTGCCGACTCGAGCTCGGGGGGGATTCCAGAGCACCGGTCCGCGACGCTGGTGATGGTTGCACTTGCAATCGGCATCTCTCTGTCGCGGCAGCCCGAGTGTCGCACCAAGTGGAGACGCAACCTCATAGAACCAGCCCGGTCAATGTAG
- a CDS encoding DUF1559 family PulG-like putative transporter produces the protein MGRDVTSRRVWGASPLNGRSSGFTLVELLVVIAIIGVLIALLLPAVQAARESARRTQCKNQMKQWALACLLHVDTLKRFPTGGHNQIYHVDRVMDNGRPATLDKQSWGWMYQTMPYLEESPLWSETNDLVVLRNGPTSIFCPSRRTPTFTTVWYPTGGLLNDYAGNGGDTNTAGNTFQAPGLTPYRGANPYDRKTIHTGVIVSQDPTAKAAASNALKNPLIAPRHITDGTSKTMLLGEKYVPQNLYEGKSHGDNFAWIQGAQWEAVRFANDPPKNDDPIEIVPDGRGGYVCGDCDQFGSAHAGGFNIALCDGSVTMVNYDIDPEFTWLALCNRADGEVFELP, from the coding sequence ATGGGTAGGGATGTCACTTCGAGGCGTGTTTGGGGCGCGAGCCCGCTAAATGGTCGCAGCTCAGGCTTCACGCTGGTCGAGCTGCTCGTCGTGATCGCGATCATAGGCGTCCTCATCGCGCTGCTCCTGCCAGCGGTGCAGGCGGCCCGTGAGTCCGCCCGCCGCACGCAGTGTAAGAACCAGATGAAGCAGTGGGCCCTGGCCTGTCTGCTGCATGTTGACACGCTGAAGCGGTTCCCGACAGGCGGCCACAACCAGATCTATCACGTCGACCGCGTAATGGATAATGGACGACCCGCGACACTCGACAAGCAGTCTTGGGGTTGGATGTATCAAACCATGCCCTACCTGGAGGAGAGTCCGCTGTGGAGCGAGACCAACGACCTCGTTGTGCTCCGCAACGGCCCTACCTCAATCTTCTGCCCCAGCAGGCGGACCCCCACCTTTACGACCGTTTGGTACCCCACCGGTGGACTGCTCAATGACTACGCAGGCAACGGTGGCGACACCAACACTGCCGGCAACACATTCCAAGCCCCTGGCCTCACGCCATACAGGGGTGCGAACCCGTACGATAGGAAGACGATTCACACCGGCGTGATTGTCTCCCAGGACCCCACCGCTAAGGCGGCGGCGTCCAACGCGCTGAAAAACCCACTGATTGCGCCTCGGCACATCACCGACGGCACGTCTAAAACGATGCTGCTCGGTGAGAAGTACGTCCCGCAGAACCTCTACGAGGGTAAGTCTCACGGCGATAACTTTGCGTGGATTCAGGGCGCCCAGTGGGAAGCCGTGCGATTCGCCAACGATCCGCCAAAAAACGACGACCCGATCGAGATCGTTCCGGACGGACGCGGGGGCTATGTCTGCGGCGACTGCGACCAGTTCGGATCCGCCCACGCGGGCGGCTTCAACATCGCGTTGTGCGACGGTTCCGTGACAATGGTCAACTACGACATCGACCCCGAGTTCACATGGCTAGCCCTGTGCAATCGGGCCGACGGCGAGGTCTTTGAGCTGCCGTAA
- a CDS encoding FG-GAP-like repeat-containing protein — protein MAVVVLLAGLTAASQEVSAAEAESDLLRATPLAPRSSGGGEKLYETVDPAAIGIDFFHKWSRRSGQLRNNTTGCGVAIGDYDGDGLADVFLPRSTDGGRLYRNLGGFRFEDATSKAGILAVGDLWTTGATFVDIDNDGDLDLYVCGFDCPNTLYINNGEGAFTEKAKEFGLAFSGSSAMAAFEDFDRDGDLDLYLLTNHIPPDNEIEYRVTYDRRGVPHVPDRFREYHDTIRFPDGGYGIIESGQYDRLYRNDGEKGFTDVSEEAGIEGNHKGLGVVWWDYDSDGWPDIYVANDFYGPDRLYRNNRDGTFTDTAAEVLPHTPWFSMGCDSGDLNNDGLFDLIGTDMASDTHLRAKQTMGDIQDDGWFLESPTPRQYMRNAVYLNAGCERMQEVAYLTGMASTNWTWSVRMDDLDQDGNVDVHFTNGMSRDWGNSDLKMSAMKMGPMNSDAYNDYWDRQDTLREKNLAFQNLGGLRFRRVEADWGLDQEGVSFGAAFGDLDNDGDLDLVINNFNEMVTVCRNDGRQGGALRVKLIGRTSNRSGVGAVVRIKCGDVEMSRRLSLARGFMSSSDPTIHFGVGQATLIDELSVEWPSGHRQQFHQIGANQLVSVTEPASPPAAEREAPQEKAMFSRSAAIGGLLHLESEFDDFSTQPLLPVGLSRLGPGLACGDVSGNGADDLFLGGCRNLAGSILLNEKNGKWGMHGSGLFPVWSDPEGAREGLNALFFDADGDGDVDLYIVSGSIEAEPGDASLADALYLNDGSGEFSPAPDGALPDLRDSSAAIATVDFDRDGDLDLFVGGRCVPGQHPTTPNSRLLRNDGGRFVDATSESAPQLLRSGLVTSALWTDVNSDGWIDLLVTHEWGPVKVYVNQKGALRDRTAESGIAESKGWWNGIAGRDIDGDGDIDYVVSNVGANTEYQPSPERPAFLFYGDFNADGSKLAVEGVHTRDGQLVPTRSKPVLERAIPFIEAAYPTFAEYAAAPLSEMLGDEELAGAIKVEANAMHSVVLRNDGLGRFSIEPLPVLAQIAPGMGVVLNDFNGDGYTDCFIAQNCFSPRREIGRWDGGLSLLLSGDRKGNFSSVSPAASGLVVPGDARAAVATDFSGDGWPDLVVSVNSGEGLAFENRPPEGGRLATVKLSGPRGNPTAIGAMVTLRRSDGWTQTAEVSAGGGYLSQQPAALHFGLGAKGRVEAIEVRWPDGELVKYRPHADELLFELKR, from the coding sequence GTGGCGGTCGTAGTTCTGTTGGCTGGCCTTACTGCCGCCAGTCAAGAAGTATCGGCTGCGGAGGCCGAGTCCGACCTGCTCAGGGCGACGCCGCTCGCCCCGCGGAGCAGTGGGGGCGGCGAGAAACTGTACGAGACCGTCGATCCCGCCGCGATTGGGATCGACTTTTTTCACAAGTGGAGCCGTCGCTCGGGACAACTCCGTAACAACACAACGGGCTGCGGGGTCGCCATCGGCGACTACGATGGCGACGGCCTAGCGGACGTTTTTCTTCCACGCTCAACCGATGGTGGCCGACTCTACCGAAACCTCGGTGGGTTCCGGTTTGAAGACGCAACCTCCAAGGCGGGGATTCTGGCGGTGGGGGATCTGTGGACCACCGGTGCCACCTTCGTTGACATCGACAACGATGGCGACCTCGACCTCTACGTGTGCGGTTTTGACTGCCCGAATACGTTGTACATCAACAACGGCGAGGGCGCCTTCACCGAGAAGGCCAAGGAATTCGGCCTCGCGTTTAGTGGTTCCAGTGCTATGGCCGCATTCGAGGATTTTGATCGAGACGGCGACCTCGATCTCTACCTGCTAACCAACCACATACCCCCTGACAACGAGATTGAGTACCGGGTGACCTACGACCGCAGGGGCGTCCCCCACGTCCCGGACAGGTTCCGTGAGTACCACGACACCATCCGTTTTCCAGACGGGGGCTATGGGATTATCGAGTCCGGCCAGTACGACCGGCTCTACCGGAATGACGGCGAGAAGGGCTTCACGGACGTTTCTGAGGAAGCCGGCATTGAGGGCAACCACAAAGGGCTCGGCGTCGTGTGGTGGGACTACGACAGCGACGGCTGGCCCGACATCTACGTCGCCAATGACTTCTATGGGCCGGATCGCCTTTATCGCAACAACCGTGACGGGACCTTCACCGACACGGCTGCGGAGGTCTTGCCGCACACCCCGTGGTTCTCGATGGGGTGCGACTCGGGAGACCTCAACAACGATGGCCTCTTCGATCTCATCGGCACCGACATGGCCTCCGACACGCACCTCCGCGCCAAGCAGACAATGGGCGACATCCAAGACGACGGCTGGTTCCTGGAGTCCCCGACGCCGCGTCAGTACATGCGGAATGCTGTCTACTTGAACGCCGGGTGCGAGCGTATGCAGGAGGTGGCCTACCTGACCGGCATGGCGAGCACCAATTGGACCTGGTCCGTGCGTATGGACGACCTCGACCAGGACGGGAACGTTGATGTCCACTTCACCAATGGCATGAGTCGTGACTGGGGCAACAGCGACCTCAAGATGTCGGCCATGAAGATGGGGCCGATGAACTCTGACGCCTACAACGATTACTGGGACCGCCAGGACACACTCAGAGAGAAGAACCTGGCGTTTCAGAACCTCGGCGGGCTACGGTTTCGTCGGGTAGAAGCGGATTGGGGACTCGACCAGGAGGGCGTCAGCTTCGGCGCCGCCTTCGGTGACTTGGACAATGATGGCGACCTCGATTTAGTGATTAACAACTTCAACGAGATGGTGACGGTGTGCCGGAATGACGGCCGGCAGGGCGGCGCCCTCCGGGTCAAGCTTATTGGTCGCACAAGCAATCGATCCGGGGTCGGAGCGGTCGTGCGGATCAAGTGCGGAGATGTCGAGATGTCAAGGCGACTATCACTTGCGCGGGGCTTCATGTCTTCGAGCGACCCGACGATTCATTTTGGGGTTGGGCAGGCAACGCTCATCGATGAGCTCAGCGTTGAATGGCCGAGCGGTCACCGGCAGCAGTTTCATCAGATTGGCGCCAACCAGTTGGTGTCAGTCACCGAGCCTGCGAGTCCGCCAGCAGCAGAACGCGAGGCGCCGCAAGAGAAGGCGATGTTCAGCCGATCAGCCGCGATAGGTGGGCTTTTGCACCTGGAGAGTGAGTTCGACGACTTCTCGACACAGCCGCTGCTGCCAGTCGGGCTCTCGCGGCTTGGCCCCGGGCTGGCGTGCGGCGATGTGAGCGGCAACGGCGCAGACGACCTGTTTCTCGGCGGGTGCCGCAACCTTGCAGGCTCGATCCTGCTTAACGAGAAGAATGGAAAGTGGGGAATGCACGGAAGCGGCTTGTTCCCGGTTTGGTCGGACCCCGAGGGCGCCAGAGAGGGTCTGAACGCGTTGTTTTTCGACGCTGACGGCGACGGCGACGTCGACCTCTACATCGTAAGCGGCAGCATCGAGGCGGAGCCGGGAGACGCATCGCTTGCTGATGCGTTATACCTCAACGATGGTTCAGGAGAGTTCTCGCCGGCCCCAGACGGCGCGCTGCCCGACCTCCGCGACAGCAGTGCAGCGATTGCGACGGTCGACTTCGACCGCGACGGCGACCTCGACCTGTTCGTCGGTGGCCGGTGCGTTCCCGGCCAACACCCGACAACGCCGAACAGCCGCCTGCTCCGCAACGATGGGGGACGCTTCGTCGACGCCACGTCCGAGTCGGCGCCACAACTGCTGAGGTCTGGGTTGGTGACTAGCGCATTGTGGACCGACGTCAACAGTGACGGCTGGATTGACCTGCTGGTGACTCATGAGTGGGGGCCGGTCAAGGTGTATGTCAACCAGAAAGGCGCACTACGGGACCGCACCGCTGAGTCCGGTATCGCCGAATCAAAAGGGTGGTGGAACGGCATCGCCGGCCGCGACATAGACGGCGACGGCGACATCGACTACGTGGTGTCGAACGTGGGAGCCAACACCGAGTATCAACCATCTCCCGAGCGTCCTGCTTTCCTCTTCTACGGCGATTTCAACGCCGATGGGAGCAAGCTGGCGGTTGAGGGCGTGCACACCCGTGACGGCCAGCTAGTCCCGACCCGCAGCAAACCGGTGCTGGAACGAGCCATACCGTTTATCGAAGCAGCCTACCCCACCTTCGCCGAGTACGCCGCGGCTCCTCTTTCAGAGATGCTTGGCGACGAGGAGCTTGCCGGCGCGATCAAGGTAGAAGCGAACGCGATGCACAGCGTGGTGCTCCGGAACGACGGGCTGGGACGCTTCAGCATCGAGCCGCTACCGGTGCTCGCTCAGATCGCGCCCGGCATGGGGGTTGTTCTAAATGACTTTAACGGAGATGGGTACACCGACTGCTTTATTGCTCAGAACTGCTTCTCACCCCGCCGTGAGATCGGGCGATGGGACGGCGGCCTTTCCCTGCTGCTATCCGGGGATCGGAAGGGGAATTTCTCTTCGGTCTCGCCCGCAGCCAGCGGCCTCGTGGTCCCGGGTGACGCGAGAGCAGCGGTCGCGACCGATTTCAGCGGCGACGGATGGCCTGACCTGGTAGTGTCTGTGAACAGTGGCGAGGGGCTTGCGTTTGAAAACCGCCCCCCCGAGGGAGGGCGGTTGGCGACTGTGAAGCTGAGTGGCCCCCGCGGGAATCCAACCGCCATTGGGGCGATGGTGACCCTGCGACGTTCAGACGGATGGACGCAGACCGCGGAAGTCTCGGCGGGCGGCGGCTACCTTTCCCAGCAGCCGGCGGCGCTCCACTTCGGACTTGGGGCGAAGGGGCGCGTCGAGGCGATCGAGGTTCGTTGGCCTGATGGCGAGCTGGTGAAGTACCGCCCGCACGCCGATGAACTGCTCTTCGAGCTGAAACGTTAG
- a CDS encoding PEP-CTERM sorting domain-containing protein has translation MLELGLDGVAWETPNDTGPLVYKEVAESELVSVKAKISNQTAGFWSQAGVIARLPNPVDQLPDQEDWQAAWSFRPGDEGTWDLQHNMATAGVETELGQTGLDSADLTYVRLDNLGLGEFQAYFGSGTDDSISWTALGSTQTNANLVGQTLQVGVAGGAIGALPGAVALFDWVEIETSVDTFRDDFDYTRDFVADGLPSPGIWDGVLNGTAGGVNVQTGDIGQCVVCNWNVNGSGDFANPTNWLDELGGAIRFAPNRNISQVVFGAVSAAGPAVVFTNQDMTVEQMTFDNATNSYVLGGGGSITFDSAGAGGSIDVVSGTHQIQADLSLMTDVTASAAAGAVLDINALVSLNGNTLTIDGAGTINLNNGVVLVDGGGIVNSGALAGLAAADGDYSQTGGGSLLYTLGESPEIGIAGIAELSGALELSVAEGFVAAPGASYTLLTASSVVDNGLLLSGANAGQFDLLVSDTAVSVIAKAVPEPATLLMTLAGIAGFCGISRRRRCSPRLWTSMSLLLLLAGSPAMADTLTFGPMDEDVTYRDEFDVFYDYYAADGGVPSGTFTSSLGGTASWTATHNAQNGTDGSFPSTFVASGTDGMGVSRPGKLVIEDLAFHVNTDGAFGVGFEGNKNNAPFLFANVDAGDNFEATIKIDDQTSGFWSYSPIVARLSGPPVGLGTGDTLDPSEAFITAGNFRTTADDPETPDVDESLNMAALVQNVGDLNGDGGLQEQEGQGAYTLDAFPLYVKLTKQASQFTTSTSTDGVTYTERVSVVNPLLNSPGSLLEVGPSFMMFQGGEFGQTELDFFEITVQKQLRFTDATWAPGGTVANGNWNTGGNWTSLTAPGEVPNANSVNVVLGAANAGSGGVTVYNNQDITIRSLSFTSADKYAVSGLGSITLEPDALSETDADATFISVESGAHEIQVSVGISSAAADDNRVFAAPGTQLDFNNQLNLNGKSLRVEGGGVVNVNNNIDTGTSGELIVDGGVLGGTGRVNGNATSTGGAVSPGQSVGLLTIDGNYSQDSASSLVIELAGESTGQFDVLYVLGSAVLDGVLDIQYANGYVPSAADIGATWEVLTASSVNNAGVIELDSSDASFYSLTATANSLLLTLTAEPVLGLVGDYNDDGVVDAADYTVWRDALGTSTTLPNRDPGLGGVVGADDYNAWRDNYGLSSAPEGTTGTVPEPLGVALLAVVSVAAMASRSTRRRFTC, from the coding sequence GTGCTTGAGCTGGGACTCGACGGCGTCGCCTGGGAAACTCCCAACGACACCGGTCCACTGGTCTATAAGGAGGTCGCCGAGTCCGAACTGGTCTCGGTGAAGGCCAAGATCTCCAACCAGACCGCGGGCTTCTGGTCCCAGGCCGGCGTCATCGCTCGGTTGCCAAATCCGGTCGACCAATTGCCTGATCAAGAGGACTGGCAGGCCGCGTGGAGCTTCCGCCCCGGTGACGAAGGGACTTGGGACCTGCAGCACAACATGGCTACTGCGGGCGTCGAGACCGAACTTGGACAAACCGGTCTTGATAGCGCTGACCTTACGTATGTCAGGCTCGACAACCTGGGCTTGGGTGAGTTCCAGGCGTATTTCGGCAGCGGCACCGACGATTCGATCTCCTGGACCGCTCTCGGAAGCACCCAAACCAACGCTAACCTGGTGGGCCAAACGCTGCAGGTTGGCGTCGCCGGCGGCGCCATCGGCGCCTTGCCGGGAGCCGTTGCGCTCTTCGACTGGGTGGAGATTGAGACTTCGGTTGATACGTTCCGCGACGACTTCGACTACACACGCGACTTCGTTGCCGACGGCCTACCCAGCCCCGGAATCTGGGATGGCGTCCTGAACGGGACCGCGGGCGGGGTCAACGTCCAGACGGGCGACATTGGGCAGTGCGTCGTCTGCAATTGGAACGTGAACGGCTCTGGCGATTTCGCCAACCCAACGAACTGGCTCGACGAACTGGGCGGCGCAATCCGCTTTGCTCCCAACCGGAATATCTCGCAGGTGGTCTTCGGTGCAGTCTCAGCCGCCGGACCAGCGGTGGTGTTTACCAACCAAGACATGACCGTCGAGCAGATGACGTTCGACAACGCCACCAACAGCTACGTGCTGGGCGGTGGCGGGTCGATCACATTCGACTCAGCCGGCGCCGGAGGGTCGATCGATGTCGTCTCTGGAACTCATCAGATCCAGGCAGACCTCTCACTGATGACCGATGTTACGGCGTCCGCCGCAGCAGGCGCCGTCCTCGACATCAACGCATTGGTTTCTTTAAACGGCAACACGCTTACCATTGATGGAGCCGGCACAATCAACCTCAACAACGGCGTTGTGCTCGTCGATGGCGGCGGGATCGTCAACAGCGGCGCTCTCGCGGGGCTTGCGGCGGCCGACGGCGACTACTCGCAAACCGGCGGAGGGAGCTTGCTCTACACACTCGGCGAGAGCCCTGAAATCGGCATCGCCGGCATCGCTGAGCTGAGCGGCGCCCTGGAACTGTCAGTCGCTGAAGGTTTTGTCGCCGCTCCTGGCGCGAGCTACACGCTCCTAACGGCCAGCAGCGTCGTTGACAACGGGCTGCTGTTGTCCGGCGCCAACGCGGGTCAGTTTGATCTACTAGTTAGTGATACAGCGGTTTCCGTAATCGCCAAGGCGGTGCCCGAGCCCGCCACGCTGCTTATGACCCTCGCCGGGATTGCAGGTTTCTGCGGCATCAGTCGCAGGCGACGCTGCTCTCCAAGGCTGTGGACGTCCATGTCGTTGCTACTTCTGCTAGCCGGATCGCCCGCCATGGCGGACACGTTGACGTTCGGGCCTATGGACGAGGACGTTACGTACCGCGACGAGTTCGACGTCTTCTACGATTATTACGCCGCCGACGGCGGCGTGCCCTCGGGCACGTTTACGTCGTCCTTGGGGGGCACGGCCTCTTGGACGGCGACCCACAATGCGCAGAACGGGACCGACGGGAGCTTCCCGTCGACGTTTGTCGCCAGCGGAACCGACGGCATGGGGGTCTCGCGCCCAGGCAAGTTGGTGATTGAGGACCTCGCCTTCCACGTTAATACCGATGGCGCGTTTGGCGTCGGCTTCGAGGGCAACAAGAACAATGCCCCGTTCTTGTTCGCCAACGTCGACGCCGGTGACAACTTTGAGGCAACTATCAAGATCGACGACCAAACCTCCGGCTTCTGGTCCTACTCGCCCATCGTGGCGCGATTGTCTGGACCTCCTGTAGGCCTGGGGACGGGTGACACGCTTGACCCATCCGAGGCGTTCATCACCGCCGGTAATTTCCGCACAACCGCGGACGACCCCGAAACGCCCGACGTTGACGAATCCTTGAATATGGCCGCCCTCGTCCAGAACGTTGGCGACTTGAACGGCGATGGCGGGCTCCAAGAGCAAGAAGGTCAGGGCGCCTACACGCTGGATGCCTTCCCCCTGTACGTGAAGCTCACCAAGCAGGCTTCGCAGTTCACAACCAGCACTTCGACCGACGGTGTGACCTACACGGAACGGGTCTCGGTGGTGAACCCGCTGCTTAACAGCCCCGGCAGCCTGCTCGAGGTTGGGCCGTCGTTCATGATGTTCCAGGGTGGTGAGTTCGGGCAGACGGAGCTGGACTTCTTTGAGATCACGGTCCAGAAACAACTGCGGTTTACGGACGCCACCTGGGCGCCCGGGGGAACGGTCGCCAATGGCAACTGGAACACCGGAGGGAACTGGACGTCTCTAACCGCTCCCGGCGAGGTTCCGAACGCCAACTCGGTGAATGTGGTGCTGGGGGCGGCGAACGCCGGTAGCGGCGGAGTGACGGTTTACAACAACCAGGACATAACAATCCGCTCGCTCTCCTTCACCAGCGCCGACAAGTACGCGGTCTCTGGGCTTGGCAGCATCACTCTAGAACCTGACGCGCTATCGGAGACCGACGCGGACGCTACCTTTATTAGTGTCGAGTCTGGCGCCCACGAGATCCAGGTGTCCGTGGGGATCAGCTCTGCCGCCGCCGATGACAACCGCGTCTTCGCCGCTCCGGGCACACAGCTAGACTTCAACAACCAGCTGAACCTCAACGGCAAGTCGCTGCGGGTCGAGGGCGGCGGTGTTGTGAACGTCAACAACAACATCGATACCGGAACGTCCGGCGAGCTGATTGTGGACGGCGGCGTGCTCGGAGGAACCGGTCGTGTCAACGGCAACGCGACGAGCACTGGGGGCGCCGTTTCGCCCGGCCAGAGCGTTGGGTTGCTGACTATTGACGGCAACTACTCGCAGGACAGCGCCTCGTCGCTGGTCATCGAGCTTGCCGGCGAATCGACCGGGCAGTTCGACGTCCTCTACGTGCTTGGCTCGGCCGTGCTCGACGGCGTCCTCGACATTCAGTACGCGAACGGCTACGTGCCCTCGGCTGCTGACATCGGGGCGACCTGGGAGGTGCTCACCGCCTCCTCCGTCAATAACGCGGGCGTCATCGAGCTGGACAGCAGCGATGCATCGTTCTACTCGCTCACCGCGACCGCGAACTCGCTGCTCCTTACGCTCACCGCAGAGCCCGTCCTCGGGTTGGTGGGCGACTACAACGACGACGGCGTGGTTGACGCCGCCGACTACACGGTTTGGCGTGATGCGTTGGGGACGTCCACAACGTTGCCCAACCGTGACCCGGGGCTTGGTGGCGTAGTCGGGGCAGACGACTACAACGCCTGGAGGGACAACTACGGTCTATCCTCCGCCCCGGAAGGGACCACCGGAACGGTCCCAGAGCCGCTTGGCGTCGCGCTGCTGGCGGTGGTGAGTGTTGCCGCGATGGCTTCGAGATCGACCCGGCGTCGATTCACTTGCTGA